From Persicobacter psychrovividus, one genomic window encodes:
- a CDS encoding relaxase/mobilization nuclease domain-containing protein → MIANTVIGTNFQGVFNYCLGEKKGAKVLGFSEDIIMKGDGDPLFFAKQFEGHVADYRHTLRSDFKNVVDHTSLSFGYQDELNEQELLEIARAFMIEKGYEDCQYVVIQHFDTEHTHVHLVLNRVDESGSVVNIDNNYFKNTAITNRLEQQYNLQSKFDNNQKMGLTFVPQDKNEKTQEAKVFVKSVIDKAVISGEVKNVDALLECLEKQGIDSELKEVKGTVKGISFSYEDKAFKGSEIGWSLPTIEKQLEGVFEQEQLLQQVNEVIAPKCQNFKDYVSVLERQYGIKADVNIQPITKEPTSITYQFASGKKIMGHRAGVKVKELSAMFTSDAKITQENLKEVVGVMLKQSTTMEELSQQLADRGVKMEVLKHSISQKTRGLHFHLPDGKVIKGSKIGWSYKKVQSALLPRKTTEIEAKLCIRQAFEQSRSRTEFINRLSEKDIKLEISRHLKSGIEYGMIYHLPNGTKMKSSISRVSFKMMNEKFIEHVKVADAVSEALKKSTCIDTFKNYLKTNFNIETRILEHRNTKKAYGVRFIKPDGTKVKGSDAGISIHQLKNHFKVFAQKKEVVQTTISESTNRNEFIETLKEAGINWEKDGNEHVFRLIDNDQKIPVGATAFEDFDKMLQANMLMQQLQNAIEHNQPELVPRNIINAMAWSQAKQSYKPEKYDMAFKWTVHPEIEYSDKQLSFGKYQLDVNALERLITPQLKKRILIMKKHTTKFDAVLFDAFLRSKNGGSIIDELNKIGVQTEVDHKNIAIFKHPDFTFKSTHFGLRADGFEKLMKHQLTRLHIIQALHKTRNLDDFEKTIGKRGYVMKENILGKRGFMSVFTGPDDAEFNLRDLKISHSTFAIILAKDLSKNEEPIDILVNAVEQAGSLNELNDILFIDNLMVFENYDGLALGSPDNLIPLRDLGFGWRDVQMDFEEFGFYNQAEDNFREERTVSHSQAEHAYNGGGGSNESALVEFMTALLAGGGGGAAGVPAKNVEDEDEWEKRKKRKKSIKPSMPKPSQGMSM, encoded by the coding sequence ATGATTGCGAATACTGTGATAGGTACTAACTTTCAGGGAGTATTTAATTACTGTTTGGGAGAAAAGAAGGGAGCAAAAGTGCTCGGTTTTTCGGAGGACATTATCATGAAAGGGGATGGAGATCCCTTGTTTTTTGCAAAACAGTTTGAGGGACATGTTGCTGATTATCGGCATACACTTCGGTCCGATTTTAAAAATGTGGTGGACCATACTTCTTTGAGTTTTGGGTATCAAGATGAGCTAAACGAGCAAGAGCTGCTTGAAATTGCCAGAGCATTTATGATCGAAAAGGGCTATGAAGATTGTCAATACGTGGTGATTCAGCATTTTGATACCGAGCATACGCATGTACATTTAGTCCTTAATCGGGTGGATGAATCGGGTAGTGTTGTGAATATTGACAACAACTATTTCAAAAATACGGCAATCACAAACCGTCTGGAGCAGCAATACAATTTGCAATCGAAGTTTGATAACAATCAAAAAATGGGATTGACTTTTGTTCCGCAAGATAAGAATGAAAAGACTCAGGAGGCGAAGGTATTTGTAAAATCCGTTATTGATAAAGCCGTCATTTCGGGAGAGGTTAAGAACGTTGATGCGTTATTGGAGTGCCTAGAAAAGCAAGGAATTGATTCTGAACTGAAGGAGGTGAAAGGCACGGTAAAAGGGATTTCTTTTTCTTATGAAGACAAAGCATTTAAGGGAAGTGAGATAGGGTGGAGTTTGCCGACTATCGAAAAACAACTTGAAGGAGTATTTGAACAAGAGCAGTTATTGCAGCAAGTTAATGAAGTTATAGCGCCTAAATGCCAAAATTTTAAGGATTATGTTTCTGTTCTTGAAAGACAATATGGTATTAAAGCAGACGTGAATATTCAACCGATAACGAAGGAACCAACTTCAATTACTTATCAATTTGCATCAGGGAAAAAAATAATGGGGCACCGGGCTGGTGTAAAAGTCAAGGAACTTTCAGCGATGTTTACTTCTGATGCGAAGATAACACAAGAGAATTTGAAGGAGGTTGTTGGCGTAATGTTGAAACAATCAACAACGATGGAAGAACTATCACAGCAGCTTGCCGATCGGGGTGTAAAAATGGAAGTTTTGAAGCATTCTATTAGCCAAAAAACGAGGGGATTACATTTTCATTTGCCTGATGGGAAAGTGATCAAAGGGAGTAAAATTGGATGGAGTTATAAGAAAGTACAATCTGCTTTACTGCCTCGAAAGACTACTGAAATCGAGGCAAAATTATGCATTCGGCAAGCATTTGAACAAAGTAGAAGTAGGACTGAGTTTATCAATAGATTGTCCGAAAAAGACATTAAATTAGAAATATCACGTCATTTGAAAAGCGGTATAGAATATGGTATGATCTATCATCTGCCAAATGGAACCAAGATGAAAAGTAGCATTTCGAGGGTTTCATTTAAGATGATGAATGAGAAATTTATTGAGCATGTTAAAGTTGCTGACGCCGTATCAGAGGCACTAAAGAAATCTACATGTATCGATACCTTTAAAAATTATTTGAAGACGAATTTCAATATTGAAACTCGGATATTGGAGCATAGAAATACGAAGAAAGCCTATGGGGTTCGGTTTATAAAACCAGATGGGACAAAAGTAAAAGGCAGTGATGCAGGTATTTCTATTCATCAATTGAAGAATCACTTTAAGGTCTTTGCTCAAAAGAAAGAGGTGGTTCAAACTACAATTTCCGAATCGACTAACCGCAATGAGTTTATTGAAACCCTTAAGGAAGCGGGTATTAACTGGGAAAAGGATGGAAATGAGCATGTGTTCCGTTTGATAGATAATGATCAGAAAATTCCGGTAGGTGCTACTGCTTTTGAAGATTTTGACAAAATGTTGCAAGCAAATATGCTGATGCAGCAACTTCAAAATGCTATTGAACATAATCAACCGGAGCTTGTTCCGAGAAATATTATCAATGCGATGGCTTGGTCGCAGGCAAAGCAAAGTTATAAGCCTGAAAAATATGATATGGCCTTTAAATGGACGGTTCACCCTGAGATAGAATACTCGGATAAGCAGTTGAGTTTTGGTAAGTATCAATTAGATGTTAATGCTCTTGAGCGGTTGATTACTCCGCAATTAAAAAAGCGGATTTTAATTATGAAGAAGCATACAACTAAGTTTGACGCCGTGCTATTTGATGCTTTTTTACGCTCAAAAAATGGAGGTAGTATTATTGATGAGCTGAATAAAATAGGTGTTCAGACTGAAGTGGATCATAAAAATATTGCAATTTTCAAACACCCTGATTTCACTTTTAAGAGTACTCATTTTGGATTGAGGGCGGATGGTTTTGAGAAATTGATGAAGCATCAATTGACTCGATTACATATTATTCAAGCCTTGCATAAAACCCGTAACCTTGATGATTTTGAGAAAACAATTGGAAAGCGAGGGTATGTCATGAAAGAGAACATTCTTGGTAAGAGGGGATTTATGTCAGTTTTTACGGGACCCGATGATGCTGAATTTAATTTGCGAGATCTCAAGATTTCTCACTCGACTTTTGCAATTATACTTGCAAAGGATTTATCCAAAAATGAAGAGCCGATCGATATTTTGGTCAATGCAGTTGAGCAAGCAGGCAGTTTAAATGAGTTAAATGATATCTTGTTTATAGATAATTTGATGGTATTTGAAAACTATGATGGTTTGGCTTTGGGCAGCCCGGATAATTTGATTCCACTCAGAGATTTAGGATTTGGTTGGCGAGACGTCCAAATGGATTTTGAGGAGTTTGGATTCTATAATCAAGCGGAGGATAATTTCAGAGAAGAGCGTACGGTGAGCCATAGTCAGGCTGAGCATGCATACAACGGAGGAGGTGGTAGTAATGAATCTGCTTTGGTGGAATTTATGACTGCTTTATTAGCCGGCGGCGGCGGTGGTGCAGCCGGGGTTCCTGCTAAAAATGTGGAAGATGAGGATGAGTGGGAAAAACGGAAGAAACGCAAGAAGTCCATTAAGCCTTCGATGCCGAAGCCGTCGCAGGGGATGTCGATGTAG
- a CDS encoding plasmid mobilization protein, producing MARPKSKSLRKKRINFFVDQEEYEVLQKNALDKGRNIPAFCREMTLSKVHEKPMDNTIASATNFHELKIEIARLGNNLNQIARRMNMNEMYDSDVERIHQVLDYLVELKRKS from the coding sequence ATGGCAAGACCTAAGTCAAAATCGCTTCGGAAGAAGCGTATCAACTTCTTTGTTGATCAAGAAGAATATGAAGTATTGCAGAAGAATGCCCTTGATAAGGGGCGCAACATCCCCGCTTTTTGTAGAGAAATGACCTTGAGTAAGGTTCATGAAAAACCGATGGATAATACCATTGCTTCTGCTACGAACTTCCATGAGCTCAAAATTGAAATTGCCCGCCTGGGCAATAACCTCAACCAGATTGCTCGCCGAATGAACATGAATGAGATGTATGATTCGGATGTCGAAAGAATTCATCAGGTACTGGATTATTTGGTCGAACTAAAGCGGAAATCATGA
- a CDS encoding IS256 family transposase, whose protein sequence is MNREDLLNDDAFLKQFKDGNDLNQFFKELHTRAVEKMLEGELDEHLGYEKHNGAPEQNRRNGYTKKIIKNAHGEAEIKVPRDRDGSFNPMIVPKRKSTAEGVENVIISLYAKGMSVSDIEEQMRDIYGFNLSESTISRITDSINEDIVQWQNRPLEQQYLIVWMDAIVMKVRENSKVVNKAIYIAVGLREDGRKEVLGLWLGKNETSAFWMHVLTDIKARGVEDIIITVTDNLNGFTDAIKASFPEAVTQICVVHQIRNSCKYVVYKERKAFSADMKEIYTAPNQEMAKVALEQFEKNWGEKYRYAIEGWKRNWNELTAFFEYPPEIRKIIYTTNLIENLNGKIRKYTKNKLSYPTDDAVKKSVYLALREVTKKWTMPIRNWGQILSQFMAIHENRIQ, encoded by the coding sequence ATGAACAGAGAAGATTTATTGAATGACGATGCTTTCTTAAAGCAATTCAAAGATGGAAACGATCTAAACCAATTTTTTAAAGAATTGCACACCAGGGCAGTTGAGAAAATGCTTGAAGGAGAGCTTGATGAGCATTTGGGCTATGAGAAGCACAATGGAGCTCCTGAACAGAATCGTCGCAATGGATACACAAAAAAGATCATAAAAAATGCTCATGGTGAAGCGGAAATCAAAGTCCCTCGTGATCGTGATGGCTCCTTCAATCCGATGATTGTTCCCAAAAGAAAATCCACTGCAGAGGGTGTAGAAAATGTGATTATATCCCTGTATGCCAAGGGGATGTCCGTTTCTGATATTGAAGAGCAAATGCGTGATATTTACGGGTTTAACCTTTCAGAATCGACCATTAGCCGCATAACTGATTCTATCAATGAAGACATCGTTCAGTGGCAAAATCGACCTCTTGAACAGCAATACCTCATCGTTTGGATGGACGCCATTGTGATGAAAGTCCGTGAAAACAGCAAGGTTGTCAACAAGGCCATTTACATTGCTGTCGGTCTTCGGGAGGACGGCAGAAAAGAGGTTTTGGGGCTTTGGCTTGGCAAGAATGAAACATCTGCCTTTTGGATGCATGTACTGACCGACATCAAAGCCCGTGGTGTTGAAGACATAATCATTACCGTAACGGATAACCTCAACGGTTTTACCGACGCCATTAAGGCCTCTTTCCCTGAAGCTGTCACTCAGATTTGTGTCGTTCACCAAATCCGAAATTCATGCAAATATGTGGTTTACAAGGAAAGAAAGGCCTTTTCAGCAGATATGAAAGAAATCTACACCGCTCCCAATCAGGAAATGGCCAAGGTTGCTCTTGAACAGTTCGAGAAGAATTGGGGAGAGAAATACCGATATGCCATTGAAGGTTGGAAGCGCAACTGGAATGAATTAACAGCGTTTTTTGAGTATCCTCCAGAGATTCGGAAAATTATATATACGACCAACTTGATCGAAAATCTAAATGGAAAAATTCGAAAATATACCAAAAACAAACTATCTTATCCGACCGATGATGCGGTGAAAAAATCCGTTTATTTAGCCTTGAGAGAAGTCACCAAAAAATGGACGATGCCTATCCGAAATTGGGGACAAATCTTGAGTCAATTTATGGCAATACATGAAAATAGGATCCAATAA
- a CDS encoding DUF1778 domain-containing protein, translating into MKDQSKFSNTEDKALLRALKNNFKPNTTSLSKEDTQIFFDALENPPEPNEALKKAMKRHNELIDQEK; encoded by the coding sequence ATGAAAGATCAATCTAAATTTTCGAATACAGAAGATAAGGCCCTTCTAAGGGCCCTTAAGAACAACTTTAAACCAAACACAACTTCGTTATCGAAAGAAGATACGCAGATATTTTTTGATGCACTTGAAAATCCACCTGAGCCAAATGAAGCTTTAAAAAAGGCGATGAAAAGACATAATGAGCTCATAGATCAAGAAAAATAA
- a CDS encoding replication initiation protein codes for MKEEYLDLMIVKSNSLIESKNYFSLTQQRIISLALAQIPKGQEKFEWMNFPFNDLYPKGSKIGGTQYKAVKQAIRTMGSLSIFIQKESGEWHNIPFLQARGNDKTRLIEIKFVDDARDLLLNLSGNFTKYLLRSVSMFESSYSFRIYELCKQHLFKGQRECTMAFLRQRLGLLVAFEDKGYKDEEIEAMLSSGKVKTKYGLFNNFNKRILEVAQAEINKHSDIWITYEKVKRGKTIHAIKFFIKPNPNNEHEESTEPVLKQKARGITVDTTFEEVQSKSDYADQVIAEKGSMVKNTEAYKNKLMKDESFDKEYQEKQQEVEKEKRQKERSKQQKEQQVAMTEWENAYGEEYKKVRVPYCKMAGTNRDLIKSFRAWYQEKGSIIDKQKILDQIDKRELSSAAWLKFGTFMIEQQGSDYERKFFLRANPKPWIEFMIQEMAKEQQKEETVQGTFDFSGF; via the coding sequence ATGAAAGAGGAATATTTGGATTTGATGATTGTAAAGTCAAATAGTCTAATCGAAAGCAAGAATTACTTTTCCTTGACCCAGCAACGCATCATTAGTCTGGCATTGGCACAAATTCCTAAAGGTCAGGAGAAATTTGAGTGGATGAACTTTCCTTTCAATGACCTGTACCCTAAAGGTTCCAAAATTGGAGGAACACAATACAAGGCGGTCAAACAAGCCATTCGGACTATGGGTTCGCTTTCGATCTTCATCCAAAAGGAATCAGGTGAGTGGCACAATATTCCTTTTCTTCAGGCAAGGGGTAACGATAAGACTCGATTGATTGAGATTAAGTTTGTTGATGATGCACGAGATCTTTTGCTGAATCTGAGTGGTAACTTCACTAAGTATTTACTTCGATCAGTATCCATGTTTGAGAGCTCTTATTCTTTTCGAATATATGAACTCTGTAAACAACACCTGTTTAAAGGTCAAAGGGAGTGCACTATGGCCTTTTTGCGCCAACGCTTAGGGTTATTAGTCGCTTTTGAGGATAAGGGCTATAAGGATGAGGAAATAGAGGCTATGTTGTCTTCAGGAAAGGTCAAAACAAAATATGGCTTATTCAATAACTTTAATAAGCGGATTTTGGAAGTGGCTCAGGCAGAGATCAATAAGCATAGTGATATCTGGATCACTTATGAGAAGGTAAAAAGGGGAAAGACCATTCATGCGATTAAGTTTTTTATCAAACCAAATCCAAATAATGAGCATGAAGAGTCCACAGAGCCTGTACTCAAACAAAAAGCTAGGGGCATAACAGTGGATACGACATTTGAGGAAGTACAAAGCAAATCTGATTATGCGGATCAGGTGATCGCTGAAAAGGGGAGCATGGTGAAAAATACGGAGGCTTACAAAAATAAGTTGATGAAGGACGAGTCGTTTGATAAAGAGTATCAAGAGAAACAACAGGAGGTAGAAAAGGAAAAACGACAGAAAGAGAGAAGTAAGCAACAGAAGGAACAACAGGTTGCGATGACCGAGTGGGAGAATGCTTATGGGGAGGAATACAAGAAAGTAAGGGTTCCGTACTGTAAAATGGCGGGCACAAATAGAGACTTGATTAAATCATTCCGAGCTTGGTATCAAGAAAAGGGCTCCATTATCGATAAACAGAAAATACTCGATCAAATTGACAAACGAGAATTGTCAAGCGCTGCCTGGCTGAAGTTCGGTACTTTCATGATCGAACAGCAGGGGAGTGATTATGAACGTAAGTTTTTTCTTCGGGCAAATCCTAAGCCATGGATCGAATTTATGATCCAAGAAATGGCAAAGGAGCAGCAAAAGGAGGAGACTGTACAGGGGACGTTTGATTTTTCGGGTTTTTGA
- a CDS encoding ParA family protein: protein MKILNLLTWLSKEKRNLNIRGICEQAGIPHQNVNSAINSLDSKFISAETAQKIIPVIEKFGFDTNANYFGKGTVLSLYNNKGGVGKTTSVINIGASLHRQGYKVILIDTDPQASLTQDALDIRPRKEGLNELVDILNDEVPVEEAIYQVYEFEEDELNEKYQHFDIIPSSTKNRALSKALVSGTSAISSVRCIYEKVIYHLRDKYDFIILDCPPEELTAEPALYASDYVIVPMAPNKMDASKAVNVIQTINDANRSKKENVACLGFLFTRVKKETKLHGNIIHDLEASFPTFNTVIRSNIIMEEFASAGVDVFRYVEEELNKSNGTIVPAREDYKALAEELILKLGKNGAEKK from the coding sequence ATGAAAATTTTAAATTTGCTTACGTGGCTCTCTAAGGAAAAGAGAAATTTGAATATCAGGGGGATTTGCGAACAAGCAGGCATTCCGCATCAAAATGTAAATTCGGCGATCAACTCACTTGATTCAAAATTTATTTCCGCCGAGACTGCTCAAAAGATTATTCCGGTCATTGAAAAATTTGGTTTTGACACCAATGCCAATTATTTCGGTAAAGGAACTGTTTTGAGTCTTTATAACAACAAAGGAGGCGTAGGTAAAACCACCAGTGTAATCAACATCGGGGCTTCGCTTCACCGCCAAGGCTACAAAGTTATTTTGATTGATACAGACCCTCAGGCAAGTTTGACTCAAGATGCTTTGGATATCCGTCCAAGAAAAGAGGGGTTGAATGAGTTAGTAGATATTTTGAATGATGAGGTTCCGGTTGAGGAAGCAATTTATCAGGTCTATGAATTTGAAGAAGATGAGCTGAACGAGAAGTATCAGCATTTTGATATCATTCCAAGCTCAACCAAAAACCGAGCGCTATCCAAAGCTTTGGTGTCGGGTACTTCAGCGATTTCATCTGTTCGGTGTATCTACGAAAAAGTGATTTATCACCTTCGAGATAAATACGATTTCATCATTTTGGATTGTCCACCAGAAGAGCTTACCGCAGAACCTGCCCTCTATGCCAGTGATTATGTGATTGTGCCGATGGCCCCAAATAAAATGGATGCAAGTAAGGCCGTCAATGTAATACAGACAATCAATGACGCCAATCGATCCAAAAAAGAAAATGTAGCCTGTTTGGGATTTTTGTTCACCAGGGTAAAAAAAGAAACCAAGCTACATGGCAATATCATTCATGATTTAGAGGCATCCTTCCCAACATTCAACACCGTGATACGATCAAATATCATTATGGAGGAGTTTGCTTCGGCAGGGGTGGATGTGTTCCGCTATGTTGAAGAAGAACTGAATAAATCTAACGGCACAATTGTTCCGGCAAGGGAAGACTACAAAGCATTGGCCGAAGAATTAATTTTAAAATTAGGAAAAAATGGCGCTGAGAAGAAGTAA
- a CDS encoding ParB/Srx family N-terminal domain-containing protein codes for MALRRSKQSKGSKANLGLGLSEQMQQDLQPIQKSEAISFEIMPEVEKYIMPLSPIERQNLRNNIQSSGKVYESIKVFEHEDGKHYIVDGHHRFQVIQELGLTYGEQWTAEKIVGIKTLEDVYQWMLSYQSARRNLSNEEKSFLVGREFQRRKGLAQGREQVRESVADIFGVTPRTVTNNSFFYLGVNKMPQDLQFKYLKKAEYDAEDNDMELVAKLTNGKLIDLGKSENSWDEFLEKHFPAEAVKPESKTPEKPADTADKFNRHLDKWFHTFNKEVSKKGFVSKFNKSSEENKKAFLDKIDQQMELLKSLKEEVK; via the coding sequence ATGGCGCTGAGAAGAAGTAAGCAATCAAAAGGTTCTAAAGCTAATTTGGGCTTAGGGTTGAGCGAGCAGATGCAACAGGACCTCCAGCCAATCCAAAAGTCCGAGGCAATAAGTTTTGAGATTATGCCTGAGGTGGAGAAATATATTATGCCCCTCTCCCCTATTGAGCGTCAAAATTTGAGGAATAATATCCAGTCTTCCGGCAAGGTGTATGAAAGCATCAAAGTTTTTGAGCATGAAGATGGCAAACATTACATTGTCGATGGTCACCATAGATTTCAGGTGATTCAGGAATTGGGATTGACCTACGGGGAACAATGGACAGCCGAAAAAATCGTTGGGATCAAGACCCTCGAAGATGTGTACCAATGGATGCTTTCTTACCAGTCTGCGAGAAGAAACCTTTCGAATGAAGAAAAATCATTCTTAGTAGGTCGGGAATTTCAGCGAAGAAAAGGCCTTGCACAAGGGCGTGAACAAGTAAGAGAATCGGTAGCAGATATTTTTGGGGTAACGCCAAGAACGGTAACCAACAATTCCTTTTTCTACTTGGGCGTAAATAAAATGCCTCAGGATTTACAATTCAAATACCTGAAAAAAGCGGAATATGATGCCGAGGATAATGACATGGAATTGGTGGCAAAATTGACCAATGGCAAATTGATTGACCTCGGGAAATCAGAAAATAGCTGGGATGAATTTTTGGAAAAGCACTTTCCAGCGGAAGCGGTGAAACCAGAAAGCAAGACACCGGAAAAGCCTGCTGACACTGCAGATAAGTTTAATCGCCATTTGGATAAATGGTTCCACACATTCAACAAAGAGGTTTCAAAAAAGGGATTTGTATCCAAGTTTAACAAGAGTAGTGAAGAAAATAAGAAAGCTTTTTTGGATAAGATTGACCAGCAGATGGAACTGTTGAAAAGCTTAAAAGAAGAAGTGAAGTAA
- a CDS encoding helix-turn-helix transcriptional regulator encodes MGNIQDKLKAQGAISFGELKDKLYGKRGEEQREAHELDATVFLLGALIQKERKNKKMTQEQLAEKLGVSKTRISQIENGADMSIKLFLKVIMVLDLSAKIVVGDDFELPLS; translated from the coding sequence ATGGGAAATATACAAGACAAATTGAAAGCGCAGGGGGCCATTTCATTCGGCGAACTAAAAGACAAATTGTATGGCAAAAGGGGAGAGGAGCAGCGGGAGGCTCACGAGTTGGATGCTACCGTTTTTTTGCTTGGTGCGCTGATACAAAAGGAGCGAAAAAATAAGAAGATGACACAAGAACAACTGGCTGAGAAGTTAGGGGTAAGTAAAACCCGTATTTCCCAAATTGAAAACGGAGCGGATATGAGCATCAAGTTATTCCTGAAAGTTATAATGGTGCTTGATCTATCTGCTAAAATCGTCGTTGGAGATGATTTTGAATTGCCTTTGAGCTAA
- a CDS encoding replication initiation protein → MEITQKDVFQSHLLTHSRRKWELLDFKIVALLCIQLTVDTNLCHLNKSDLEAQLGVDLNGDRIKESAKRLMQEVEIRNTEEKWELANVFEKFTYDQGEISIKLTSFGKECFLDLKNYTAYNLDAILKFKSKHTAPIFQLIQTWKKVGQTRKMSLTDLRAYIDAEGVRYDRFNMLRILIDDAVAEINRISKLNLSYELFKTGRKFSHIQFKFNKYQQKEISPELQTAIDQQADNPHAYAQSLKNKQKTETVYTAPKSVKTKPSQGDFSNNELRHMEILKPMIDEGQSFEAVQAVARERYKFIFTEEMWTYLVG, encoded by the coding sequence ATGGAAATTACTCAAAAAGACGTCTTTCAATCGCATTTATTGACTCATAGTCGACGTAAATGGGAGCTTTTGGACTTCAAAATCGTGGCTTTGCTATGTATCCAGCTAACAGTGGATACCAATCTGTGTCATTTGAACAAATCTGACCTTGAAGCACAACTGGGAGTCGATTTGAACGGAGATCGTATAAAGGAATCGGCTAAGCGATTGATGCAGGAAGTTGAAATCAGAAATACAGAGGAGAAGTGGGAGCTGGCCAATGTGTTTGAAAAATTCACCTATGATCAGGGGGAGATTTCCATCAAACTGACATCCTTTGGTAAGGAGTGTTTCTTAGATCTGAAAAATTATACAGCCTATAATCTGGATGCTATTCTGAAGTTTAAGAGCAAGCATACAGCTCCTATTTTTCAGTTGATTCAAACCTGGAAGAAGGTCGGGCAAACAAGAAAAATGTCACTTACTGACCTACGGGCTTACATCGATGCGGAGGGAGTTCGCTACGATCGTTTCAATATGTTGCGTATTCTAATTGATGACGCCGTAGCTGAAATCAACAGGATCAGCAAATTGAATCTGTCTTACGAACTCTTTAAAACGGGCCGAAAATTCTCTCACATCCAATTCAAATTCAACAAATACCAACAGAAGGAAATTTCCCCCGAGCTACAAACAGCCATCGACCAACAGGCGGACAATCCACACGCCTACGCCCAAAGCCTGAAGAACAAGCAAAAGACAGAGACGGTCTATACGGCCCCCAAATCAGTAAAGACAAAGCCTTCCCAAGGTGATTTCTCCAACAACGAGCTACGCCATATGGAAATCCTGAAGCCAATGATCGACGAAGGGCAATCCTTTGAAGCGGTGCAAGCAGTGGCGAGAGAACGGTATAAGTTTATTTTTACCGAAGAGATGTGGACCTATTTAGTAGGATAG
- a CDS encoding M48 family metallopeptidase, whose product MWVSCKNPQDKKKVEKLLKGWYKEKADKHFKTLFQQLTPAIKPYTDQQPSLSYRWMEKRWGSCNLKGQIHLNLELIKAPKKCIEYVIKHELCHIVHLNHSLAFYDLLDQVAPGWQKTKEELEALMV is encoded by the coding sequence ATATGGGTATCCTGCAAGAACCCTCAAGACAAAAAGAAGGTCGAAAAACTACTCAAAGGATGGTACAAGGAAAAAGCCGATAAACACTTTAAAACCCTGTTCCAGCAACTGACTCCAGCCATAAAACCCTATACCGATCAGCAACCCTCTTTAAGTTACAGATGGATGGAAAAACGATGGGGAAGCTGTAACCTGAAGGGACAAATTCATTTAAACCTGGAGCTGATCAAAGCCCCCAAGAAGTGCATCGAGTACGTCATCAAACATGAGCTTTGCCATATCGTCCACCTTAATCATAGCCTCGCTTTCTACGACCTATTGGATCAAGTGGCACCCGGTTGGCAGAAAACCAAGGAGGAGTTGGAGGCTTTGATGGTGTGA
- the cas2 gene encoding CRISPR-associated endonuclease Cas2 has product MWVFVYFDLPTTTKKERKDYVLFRKLLLKDGFSMMQYSIYARHCPSRENAEVHTRRVKKWLPPQGEVIIFEITDAQFGRMQFFRGKHVKDRPDTPQQLELF; this is encoded by the coding sequence ATGTGGGTATTTGTATATTTTGACCTTCCGACCACCACCAAAAAAGAGCGGAAGGACTACGTTCTGTTCCGTAAACTACTGCTCAAAGATGGTTTTTCCATGATGCAGTATTCCATTTATGCACGTCATTGCCCAAGTAGAGAAAATGCAGAAGTACACACTCGGAGAGTAAAAAAATGGTTGCCCCCACAAGGAGAAGTAATCATATTTGAGATTACTGATGCCCAGTTTGGACGCATGCAATTTTTCAGAGGAAAACACGTGAAAGATCGACCCGATACTCCCCAACAATTGGAATTATTCTAA